One segment of Lachancea thermotolerans CBS 6340 chromosome E complete sequence DNA contains the following:
- the ESP1 gene encoding separase (similar to uniprot|Q03018 Saccharomyces cerevisiae YGR098C ESP1 Separase with cysteine protease activity (related to caspases) that promotes sister chromatid separation by mediating dissociation of the cohesin Scc1p from chromatin inhibited by Pds1p), which yields MGEKDVALSDIDLNSPIKRVGSTTNAFFEQSKENNTDTWLKKAKEDGLCDNSIARPSLPINIELERNEIHKFLQKPCLDLADRVHLSSRRLYQAYLWKHQIKRIKEFTKQHMLVIIKLIDLGGIESAEQEVLNLYNGTNLGKIETLDHVLLADFSVSNNYYLSTLKLLVMQIIIRGKMHDKHSAAIIQLFAYDSRYLLRSEKTKAQSLIKLLLNFFSILPTYKILFGLKFLQYIKQFDLCYGDFVKNMPIQRFQELLSQWGRKSFVHICDFLNLFYVSYSKHFFTVDKIMLHDITETIHSDRVKPLLCCFDSTPPHQWELQLKSLSPLSSTEKNSLIDFMAENLKERAYDFPKLILLATWFLRICNKEFVPAPKEVWRVIDKITILINTHLKLIDMHVSKEIMGTLSDFCINNLEPKRLLNIVNVGFNSFIIFKNEIFLFEAAKLEIARQVILENGDLCLSRLEKFISNASKEYRIKLFSMFFNIFTCFKYETLASLMHIMTQFSRSVKHIRNFSSKELLETSELMLCLLSTNQPVQTTSISAWSPLTQKLFLSLSDFRGANDIEIKNGREPLDPLRPYEPVIMSMYYLGLEIKKGSCISLAKITDAFIKEWVLRSDPLGEPVSLLELSLVDALFGFLKFNKFYKKVVHLANALKESYFFSHENCAENVLEQLVEGYAGLQLRDCVIATSTEVESRRNPSRIDDMSEDEFSRFARLQLMKCFWKKDVNTFNELFVEKVPKVKPEVFDVNNTSRIPTKTYLGFLILNIRITSTASALQLYNDNMVEALIEAKKSLKLCQTLLKKSAQLPHNVRWDILTFLSKSFSDVIDIYTHLGVSKDCDFYTTEYLRVACSVKDAVIVHECLQKSVVYYRITLQNNLAGALIKKANAVFGRLDGSENFEALALFLFNNGETDKLNESLHLFFKDHFKDSFLFASWKLLLGCTIDITHGHLQFVKANDINYSKEIYSRISLQMESDPFFRSMRDSVTSIPSFALRIPDKRTEICIKGIEFNTPVKNRTRNVIINSPRPSSLTPRGKSLKQSFDRAKATNDLELIKRKIEFLDIEGMKSYEIAEASALYSLSLSLISSINASKAYSSVLDRKFALAEIPKYTPMFFDKLLSKQGNEIYSSFIPKCIQLKVSGSKNSTDSTKQVHLSEVQSSFGLEFSGAFNVISIDVCEITGDLLLSKMDSGRDSKVCLRLPLNRSNSRDMDEIELSFDNAVNELTQIIKESNKTTSVEVTSNISTKDARKRWWQYRYELDSKLQSLLSKIESSWFSGFKTFFAQEIIEQKDLEKFRVCFEEILQQTLPTRKQCGNPSDFFRINDVVLELFLKLNPSDKSFMEMMEDLIFFVFDLLLFHGEENAYDEIDIDSIHVQLEALINDYRKEIPSPAKVSHTFLVVCSAGHMIPWESLDFLASNSVSRIPCFQTLKSIMDDRSGPFPPTVELDERLSMILNPHGDLQRTQSNFDDIFREWSRELPDSNLVVGEKPEESKFIEMLNNSKAFIYVGHGGGEQYVRLKKIKQQSKIAPSFLLGCSSAFMENRGKLEPTGVSYSYLLGGCPMVVGNLWDVTDKDIDKFSRTMFEELGLIGGSKIHKTVSEALALARGSCQLKYLNGAAPVMYGIPLRFTR from the coding sequence ATGGGTGAGAAAGATGTTGCATTAAGCGACATTGATTTAAACAGTCCTATTAAGAGGGTTGGCTCAACTACGAATGCCTTTTTCGAGCAATCGAAAGAGAACAATACTGATACATGGCTAAAGAAGGCAAAAGAAGACGGGCTCTGCGACAACTCAATTGCACGCCCGAGCCTGCCGATAAATATTGAATTGGAGCGTAACGAAATTCacaaatttcttcagaaaccaTGCCTTGACTTAGCAGACAGAGTTCATTTAAGCTCAAGAAGGTTGTATCAAGCATATCTGTGGAAGCATCAAATAAAGCGCATAAAAGAATTCACAAAACAGCACATGCTTGTAATAATTAAGCTCATTGATCTTGGAGGAATTGAAAGTGCAGAGCAAGAGGTTTTGAATTTGTACAACGGAACAAACCTCGGAAAGATAGAAACCTTAGACCATGTTCTTCTAGCCGACTTTTCCGTCTCCAATAACTATTACCTTTCAACGCTCAAACTGCTTGTTATGCAAATAATAATAAGGGGTAAAATGCACGATAAACATTCAGCAGCAATTATACAACTTTTTGCATACGACTCTCGatatcttcttcgaagtgAAAAAACCAAAGCCCAGTCACTCATTAAACTTTTACTGAATTTCTTCTCGATACTCCCCACGTACAAGATCCTTTTTGGCCTCAAGTTCCTACAATATATCAAGCAGTTTGACTTATGTTATGGAGACTTTGTTAAAAACATGCCAATTCAGAGATTTCAAGAGCTATTGTCACAGTGGGGCAGAAAATCATTTGTTCACATATGCGATTTCCTGAACCTATTTTACGTCAGCTACTCCAAACACTTCTTCACGGTCGATAAAATAATGCTTCACGACATCACAGAAACAATTCACAGCGATCGAGTGAAACCGCTTTTATGTTGCTTTGACTCTACCCCACCACATCAATGGGAGCTACAGCTAAAATCGCTAAGTCCTTTATCAAGCACGgagaaaaactctttgatTGATTTTATGGCGGAAAATCTAAAGGAAAGAGCGTACGACTTCCCCAAACTTATACTGCTGGCAACGTGGTTCCTGAGAATCTGCAATAAAGAATTCGTACCAGCTCCGAAGGAGGTTTGGAGGGTTATTGACAAGATAACAATTCTCATTAACACGCATCTTAAGCTCATTGACATGCATGTTTCGAAAGAAATTATGGGGACCTTGTCTGATTTCTGCATAAATAATCTTGAACCCAAGAGACTGCTCAACATTGTTAACGTTGGGTTCAACTCCTTtatcatcttcaaaaatgaaataTTCCTGTTTGAGGCTGCCAAACTCGAAATTGCTAGACAAGTTATTCTTGAAAACGGGGACCTCTGCCTCTcaaggcttgaaaaatttatTTCGAATGCATCAAAAGAGTACCGCATtaagcttttctcaatgTTTTTCAATATATTCACTTGCTTCAAGTATGAGACATTGGCTTCACTTATGCATATTATGACACAATTTTCGCGATCTGTTAAGCACATcagaaatttttcaagcaaagaGCTCCTTGAAACTTCGGAGCTAATGCTATGTTTGCTGTCGACTAACCAGCCGGTCCAAACTACATCTATTAGTGCTTGGAGCCCTCTGAcccaaaagctttttctttctctttctgaTTTTAGGGGAGCAAACGATATCGAAATCAAAAACGGCAGAGAACCATTAGATCCATTGAGACCTTATGAGCCTGTGATCATGTCAATGTATTACCTTGGCCTTGAGATCAAGAAAGGTTCATGCATCTCTCTAGCAAAAATAACAGACGCTTTCATCAAGGAATGGGTTCTGAGGTCCGATCCTCTGGGGGAGCCAGTCTCGTTGTTGGAACTGTCCTTGGTTGATGCTTTGTTTGGTTTTCTGAAATTCAATAAGTTTTACAAAAAAGTGGTTCACCTTGCGAATGCGCTCAAAGAATCCTACTTTTTTAGTCATGAAAATTGTGCAGAAAACGTTTTGgagcagcttgttgaaggctACGCAGGTCTGCAATTAAGGGATTGTGTTATCGCCACATCTACGGAGGTTGAAAGCAGGCGAAATCCTTCTCGAATTGATGACATGAGTGAAGATGAATTTTCTCGATTTGCGAGGCTGCAGCTAATGAAAtgcttttggaaaaaagaCGTTAACACAttcaatgaactttttgtcgAAAAAGTTCCTAAAGTTAAGCCAGAAGTTTTCGATGTCAATAATACCTCTCGAATTCCAACGAAAACATATCTCGGGTTTTTGATACTTAACATCAGGATTACGAGCACCGCATCCGCATTACAGCTTTACAATGACAATATGGTAGAGGCCTTGATTGAAGCTAAAAAATCCCTGAAGCTGTGCCAAACTTTGCTAAAAAAGTCTGCTCAACTTCCGCACAATGTCAGGTGGGATATACTTACATTCTTGAGCAAATCCTTTTCAGATGTCATAGACATTTACACACACCTCGGTGTGTCAAAAGATTGTGACTTCTATACTACCGAGTACTTGAGAGTTGCATGCTCAGTAAAGGACGCCGTTATCGTCCACGAatgccttcaaaaatccGTCGTTTATTACAGAATAACGCTTCAAAATAATCTCGCTGGAGCAttgatcaaaaaagctAACGCCGTTTTTGGCCGGCTCGATGGTAgtgaaaactttgaagctttagctctttttttgttcaacaatGGTGAAACAGACAAACTTAATGAATCCCTGCATCTGTTTTTCAAGGACCACTTTAAAGACAGCTTCCTTTTTGCCTCTTGGAAACTTTTATTAGGTTGCACTATAGATATCACTCATGGGCACCTCCAATTCGTTAAAGCTAACGACATCAACTATAGCAAGGAAATTTACTCTAGAATCTCATTGCAAATGGAGTCAGATCCGTTTTTTAGAAGCATGAGGGATTCTGTAACATCAATTCCATCATTTGCGCTGCGAATTCCCGACAAAAGGACAGAAATTTGTATCAAAGGCATCGAATTCAACACACCCGTAAAAAACAGAACTCGCAACGTCATCATAAATTCCCCAAGGCCGTCCTCTTTAACCCCCCGGGGTAAATCTTTGAAACAGAGTTTCGACCGAGCGAAGGCCACCAACGATCTTGAATTAATCAAGCGCAAAATCGAATTTTTGGATATTGAGGGCATGAAAAGCTATGAGATTGCAGAGGCGTCTGCTCTGTACTCTCTGTCGCTTTCGCTAATAAGTAGCATCAATGCTTCGAAAGCTTACAGTTCAGTTCTCGACCGAAAATTTGCGCTGGCTGAAATACCGAAATACACGCCCATGTTTTTTGACAAATTGCTGTCCAAGCAAGGTAACGAAATTTACAGTTCTTTTATTCCCAAGTGCATACAGCTGAAAGTATCGGGGTCCAAAAATTCCACGGATTCTACCAAACAAGTGCATCTTTCTGAGGTCCAATCCAGTTTTGGACTGGAGTTTAGTGGAGCATTTAATGTAATCAGCATAGATGTTTGTGAAATCACGGGAGATCTTCTGCTCTCCAAGATGGACTCTGGCAGAGATTCAAAAGTATGCCTCAGACTGCCCCTTAATAGGAGCAATTCCAGAGACATGGATGAAATCGAGTTGAGTTTTGATAATGCGGTAAATGAGCTGACACAGATCATTAAAGAGAGCAACAAAACAACTTCAGTTGAGGTTACGTCAAATATCAGCACCAAAGATGCCCGAAAACGATGGTGGCAGTACCGTTACGAGCTTGACTCTAAATTACAAAGCTTACTTTCCAAGATCGAAAGCTCATGGTTTAGCGGattcaaaactttcttcGCCCAAGAGATTATAGAGCAAAAGGATCTGGAGAAGTTCAGAGTTTGTTTCGAGGAGATTTTGCAGCAAACTCTTCCCACAAGAAAACAGTGTGGAAATCCAAGCGATTTTTTCCGAATTAACGATGTTGTTCTCGAGCTATTTCTCAAACTAAATCCTTCAGACAAAAGCTTCATGGAAATGATGGAGGAtctcattttttttgtctttgatcttttgcTCTTCCATGGCGAGGAGAACGCTTATGACGAGATTGATATCGATTCCATTCATGTTCAGCTCGAGGCACTGATCAATGATTACCGAAAAGAGATACCTTCTCCAGCAAAAGTTTCACACACTTTCCTTGTAGTATGCAGTGCTGGACACATGATACCATGGGAATCATTGGACTTTCTCGCCAGCAATTCTGTCAGTCGTATTCCCTGTTTTCAAACCCTAAAAAGCATCATGGATGACCGCTCGGGTCCTTTCCCTCCGACggttgagcttgatgaaagGCTTTCAATGATTTTAAACCCCCACGGCGATCTACAACGAACACAATCAAATTTTGACGACATCTTTCGAGAATGGAGTAGAGAGCTTCCAGATTCCAATCTAGTCGTAGGTGAAAAACCAGAGGAGTCGAAATTCATAGAGATGCTGAAcaactcaaaagcttttatATACGTGGGTCATGGGGGCGGAGAACAGTATGTGAGgctgaaaaaaatcaagCAGCAATCCAAGATAGCTCCTAGCTTTCTCTTAGGGTGTTCGTCGGCTTTTATGGAAAACCGCGGGAAACTGGAGCCGACTGGTGTTTCATACTCTTACTTATTGGGTGGTTGCCCTATGGTAGTTGGAAACCTTTGGGACGTAACTGACAAGGACATTGACAAATTTAGCAGGACTATgttcgaagagctcggACTAATTGGCGGGTCCAAAATTCATAAGACGGTTTCCGAGGCCTTGGCTCTTGCTCGAGGCTCTTGCCAATTGAAGTATTTGAATGGTGCCGCACCAGTGATGTACGGTATACCGCTCAGGTTTACTCGCTAA
- the RRG8 gene encoding Rrg8p (weakly similar to uniprot|Q06109 Saccharomyces cerevisiae YPR116W Hypothetical ORF), translating into MSKPSVLKGCLESLVALEKTKRIPKKPSCDASPLISNFENWSGKPRKLYLRDARSMKRQGLPYELNSNMFAQLLASPMRLDKITRVRAPKELLVQIKLRKADTDISAARGKPFELRPSFGMERGHPTSYVSNSVALVHKYASSAMKWLPSSANSTIRHINQADVATQPEWYSQAYTEQMLGSLREALSSTLMHLGKAPESDPRDVIIVCNPQLPAISLRKSENPFIALATTVLNLYPIKDPELEKVVNNRDIELCSSKHRSLCFLIYRLLAFQADRII; encoded by the coding sequence ATGAGCAAGCCTAGTGTACTTAAAGGGTGTCTCGAGAGTCTAGTAGCACTTGAGAAGACGAAAAGAATACCCAAGAAACCAAGCTGCGATGCGAGTCCATTGATCTCgaatttcgaaaattgGTCAGGCAAACCCCGGAAACTTTACTTGCGGGACGCACGGTCAATGAAGAGACAGGGTCTTCCATATGAGCTAAACAGCAATATGTTCGCGCAACTTCTGGCATCGCCAATGAGACTAGACAAAATTACAAGAGTTAGAGCTCCCAAGGAGCTGTTGGTACAGATTAAGCTGCGAAAGGCTGATACGGATATCTCAGCGGCTCGTGGTAAACCATTTGAGCTTCGCCCAAGTTTTGGAATGGAAAGAGGGCATCCCACTTCGTATGTAAGTAATTCTGTGGCGCTCGTTCACAAATACGCATCCAGTGCCATGAAGTGGCTCCCGTCATCGGCAAATTCCACCATCAGGCACATAAATCAAGCTGACGTTGCAACACAGCCTGAATGGTATTCCCAGGCTTACACAGAGCAAATGCTGGGATCTTTACGAGAAGCTTTATCGAGCACCTTAATGCACCTTGGAAAGGCGCCTGAAAGTGACCCCAGAGATGTCATCATTGTGTGCAATCCTCAACTACCTGCTATAAGCCTGCGAAAGTCTGAGAATCCGTTTATTGCCTTGGCCACAACTGTTCTTAATCTTTACCCCATTAAAGATCCAGAGTTGGAAAAGGTCGTAAATAATCGGGACATTGAGCTgtgttcttcaaaacaccGGTCACTATGCTTTCTTATTTATAGATTATTGGCCTTTCAAGCTGATCGTATTATATAA
- a CDS encoding KLTH0E05522p (conserved hypothetical protein): MRFPIVRFQPTLGRSALVQQKFKDSMARMGGQAMILTSAGKKALPHDLFRGVTLSSVSSLSLKPQPLLQFNLQLPSFTSESLHMHEYFALHLLKPDANSITLARAFSKGAMKNHENGEVVPTQPFKELTESVHYRTYGLSNSDLAVPILINSERVFVCRKKEVFRVGDHEIWVGMVDDIIEGDDVNQDVSGGLLYCNRKFHKLGGRIE; encoded by the coding sequence ATGAGGTTTCCTATAGTTCGATTTCAACCGACTCTTGGGAGAAGCGCACTGGTGCagcaaaagttcaaagattcaatGGCTCGAATGGGCGGACAGGCCATGATCCTGACCTCCGCAGGTAAAAAGGCTCTTCCACACGACCTTTTCCGCGGCGTAACGCTTTCTTCGGTGAGTTCGCTCTCACTGAAACCACAGCCGCTACTACAGTTCAACTTGCAGCTTCCGTCGTTTACCTCCGAGTCGCTACATATGCATGAATATTTCGCTCTCCACCTGCTAAAACCGGATGCAAACTCGATTACTTTGGCGAGAGCCTTTAGCAAAGGGGCTATGAAGAACCACGAGAACGGTGAGGTGGTGCCAACCCAGcctttcaaagagctaaCAGAATCTGTGCATTACAGAACATACGGGTTGAGCAATAGCGATTTAGCTGTCCCCATATTAATCAACTCAGAGCGCGTATTTGTATGTCGCAAGAAAGAAGTCTTTCGCGTAGGGGACCACGAAATCTGGGTCGGAATGGTCGACGATATCATCGAGGGCGACGACGTGAATCAGGACGTCAGCGGGGGATTGCTTTATTGCAACAGGAAATTCCACAAGCTTGGTGGACGGATTGAGTAA
- the ASK10 gene encoding Ask10p (similar to uniprot|P48361 Saccharomyces cerevisiae YGR097W ASK10 Component of the RNA polymerase II holoenzyme phosphorylated in response to oxidative stress has a role in destruction of Ssn8p which relieves repression of stress-response genes), translating into MSSAKQSGFHDTEPTQRDFLAPEREEDDASSLFSSDSGYLMDLADASEDTETILPKTDFHSPYYVNVPLPSQSGLTSDYTEPSQDSTSTGFVREYPTDILLDRFNKWRKILKGLANYLREVAYAQERFARINYGLRSTVKFSFLTDLEESTNRVIDPFQQRAKKQAGASAASLNSSLRTPSAPGEESPGGINSSQSALDVKNVPMAPGDNSSASSGFMKFGSGSIEDIQVVLKKYHASIANQQIKMSKEITTMVVPKLDDLRKDLQLKIKEIKELHGDFRTNIGEHIALTGQLLQKYMAAVEFMSTNSNDQKIFKLKNQKLKPKHDPYLLKLQLDLQLKRQLLEENYLQEAYINLQSSGMELEKIIFGEVQHTLQRYSALIGTSARISISNLCNELHQGVLSKPPAIEWDHFVGHHPKCLIDWKSTEPIPQPRKLSDIRYPKMKSSLAKCIKAGYLCKKSQILKNYNKAYFVLTSNYLHEFKSSNFFKLSQENSEKKDHGEVQTGSKKRAMVPVTSLSLNSAQLLEASEHKFSIRGVTSYNNFEKKSAETGKIISKSTSSIHKFLKSGSKLQPHKKDQHHHGSIAGLPSGAGAHGPSEDLDDVATWVFKAASSKPEDAKDLKKWVTEVKNLSSFMNSDERAKFIEEKILRAHNRASSMNLSKMAAESGNNGRRQDRLPSHKVSGTRSKPQFIHLGPQEMQDPALARAKVNTPAIDDNGNLITAGERRSSSLKSPSEVPSPHLSPTPTNHSGGGTTPGSSGHGSDTPMKQQGFVITSNGITPINRTPGSASKRNVSGVVPSGGSSDGSNSAPMNSPGSSSAPVNSPGSNSQTNFFGSNNSPIHSPGSGILPLNSPASHLSGGSGSGGYFAIPVRPSSQASTPGLGNPDSTAAAAQTQGSNVPRLRVNDRDMSQEKTDKNLPHSEQSTEKPAGSGRPAEGGPLSRGAPVHLRKTSNPGGISTFISEPHQTIYSNPRQSLSSQTLGSTNHQHVRKHKKNVSFGSLNSLLFSKKGGDVSNNNMTDYFMSGNRIQENDDPDALNVNQSLYRS; encoded by the coding sequence ATGAGCTCAGCGAAACAAAGCGGGTTCCACGACACGGAGCCCACGCAAAGGGATTTTCTGGCGccagaaagagaagaggaCGATGCCAGCAGTCTGTTCTCGTCGGACTCGGGGTATTTGATGGACCTCGCGGACGCGTCCGAGGATACAGAGACAATCCTGCCTAAGACAGACTTCCACTCGCCGTACTACGTCAACGTCCCACTGCCCTCCCAGTCGGGGCTTACGTCGGACTACACGGAGCCCTCGCAGGACAGCACGTCCACGGGATTTGTACGCGAGTACCCAACGGACATCCTGTTGGACCGGTTCAACAAGTGGCGTAAAATCCTCAAGGGCCTCGCCAACTACCTGCGCGAGGTCGCGTACGCCCAGGAGCGGTTCGCACGGATCAACTACGGCCTCCGCAGCACCGTCAAGTTCTCTTTTCTCACAGACCTTGAGGAGTCCACCAACCGCGTCATAGATCCGTTCCAGCAGAGggccaagaagcaggcAGGCGCCAGCGCGGCCAGCCTAAACTCTTCACTGCGGACCCCCTCCGCGCCGGGCGAAGAAAGCCCGGGCGGCATTAATTCGTCGCAGTCCGCGCTGGACGTCAAGAACGTGCCCATGGCCCCGGGGGACAACAGCTCCGCCTCCTCGGGCTTCATGAAGTTTGGTTCCGGCTCGATTGAAGACATCCAGGTCGTGCTCAAGAAATACCATGCGTCCATCGCTAACCAGCAGATCAAGATGTCCAAGGAAATCACCACCATGGTCGTTCCCAAGCTGGACGACCTCCGTAAGGACCTGCAGCTCAAGATCAAAGAGATCAAAGAACTGCACGGTGACTTCAGAACCAACATCGGCGAACACATCGCGCTCACGGGCCAGCTACTCCAGAAGTACATGGCTGCGGTGGAATTCATGTCCACCAATTCTAACGACCAAaaaatcttcaagctgaaaaaccaaaagctgaagccTAAACACGACCCCTACCTCCTGAAGCTCCAGCTCGACCTTCAGCTCAAGCGCCAGCTCTTGGAAGAAAACTACCTGCAAGAGGCTTACATCAACCTCCAATCATCCGGCAtggagctggaaaagaTCATTTTCGGCGAAGTTCAGCACACTTTACAGCGTTACTCCGCGCTCATTGGCACCTCCGCGCGTATTTCCATCAGCAACTTGTGCAATGAGCTGCACCAAGGCGTGCTGAGCAAGCCGCCCGCAATTGAGTGGGACCACTTTGTGGGCCATCACCCCAAGTGCCTCATCGATTGGAAGTCGACGGAACCTATACCGCAGCCTAGAAAACTTTCTGATATAAGATACCCGAAGATGAAGTCCTCCCTCGCAAAATGTATCAAGGCCGGTTACCTATGCAAGAAGTCGCAAATCCTAAAAAATTACAACAAAGCTTACTTCGTGCTGACCAGCAACTACTTGCATGAGTTCAAGTCGagcaactttttcaagctgtCCCAAGAGAACTCTGAGAAGAAGGATCACGGTGAGGTTCAAACCGGCAGTAAAAAGAGAGCCATGGTTCCGGTGACAAGTCTTTCGCTGAATAGCGCGCAACTTCTCGAAGCGAGCGAGCATAAGTTTAGCATTCGCGGGGTAACTTCCTataataattttgaaaaaaagtcTGCCGAGACCGGTAAAATCATTTCGAAGTCAACTTCATCTATTCataagtttttgaagagtgGAAGCAAGCTTCAGCCGCACAAAAAGGATCAGCATCATCATGGTTCTATTGCTGGATTGCCAAGCGGAGCGGGAGCCCACGGCCCATCTGAAGACTTAGATGATGTTGCAACGtgggttttcaaagctgcaAGCAGCAAACCTGAGGACGCCAAGGATCTCAAAAAATGGGTCACCGAGGTGAAGAATTTGAGTTCGTTCATGAACTCCGACGAGAGAGCAAAGTTTATAGAGGAGAAGATTCTTCGTGCCCATAATCGCGCGAGCTCCATGAACCTCTCGAAGATGGCGGCAGAGTCAGGAAACAACGGTAGAAGACAAGATAGGTTGCCTTCACATAAGGTTTCAGGGACTCGGAGTAAACCTCAGTTTATTCATCTGGGTCCACAAGAAATGCAAGATCCAGCGCTTGCGAGAGCAAAGGTTAACACTCCTGCGATTGACGATAACGGAAACTTAATCACGGCGGGAGAAAGACGCTCCtcctctttgaagagcCCCTCTGAAGTACCCTCACCACACTTGTCCCCAACTCCTACGAACCACTCGGGAGGTGGGACCACACCTGGTTCTAGCGGCCATGGCTCTGATACGCCTATGAAACAGCAGGGGTTTGTGATTACCAGTAATGGCATAACACCCATTAATCGTACGCCTggctctgcttcaaagagaaatgTTTCTGGTGTTGTCCCAAGTGGAGGCAGTTCTGACGGCTCAAATAGTGCACCAATGAATTCGCCTGGCTCAAGTAGTGCACCAGTAAATTCGCCTGGCTCGAACAGTCAAACGAACTTTTTTGGCTCCAACAACTCCCCAATACACTCGCCCGGGTCTGGTATCCTACCTCTAAACTCCCCTGCGAGTCATCTTTCGGGAGGTAGCGGAAGCGGAGGCTATTTTGCCATACCAGTGCGGCCAAGCTCACAAGCCTCCACCCCTGGTCTGGGGAACCCGGACTCGACTGCCGCTGCGGCCCAGACCCAGGGTTCAAATGTTCCTCGCCTCCGCGTAAATGACAGAGACATGTCGCAAGAGAAAACTGACAAGAACCTGCCACATAGCGAGCAGTCTACCGAAAAGCCAGCGGGGAGTGGAAGACCGGCAGAGGGTGGCCCGTTAAGCCGGGGCGCTCCTGTCCATTTGAGGAAGACGTCAAACCCCGGAGGTATTTCCACCTTTATCAGTGAGCCTCATCAGACCATCTATTCGAACCCTAGGCAGAGTTTGAGCTCTCAGACTTTGGGCTCTACCAACCATCAGCATGTCcgaaagcacaagaagaaTGTTTCGTTTGGGTCTCTGAACAGCCTACTCTTTTCTAAGAAGGGTGGAGATGTgagcaacaacaacatgACGGACTATTTCATGTCAGGAAACCGGATACAGGAAAACGATGACCCCGACGCCTTAAATGTGAATCAGTCGCTGTATCGTAGCTAA
- the ALE2 gene encoding Ale2p (similar to uniprot|Q06107 Saccharomyces cerevisiae YPR114W Hypothetical ORF): MDAAVHFLMGLEPPSRFPIHWLTRYGIITSPNILAHLHSVLYVALAYHAVFLASKWVLFPPLVRRRLAHSKDHSRRGRQGLVNQAALHFVSLVQSFVILYLCLSYWRTHGRGSSHPTAEQRVFRQERDTDTVCVFAIGYFVWDALISMVYSSAPFVLHGVISAVMFLIGLKPYIQFYAPAFLLFELSNPFLNVRWFGIKFFPQLSDHNTTRAARVLNVFQLANNVALVLVFFGARIVWGWCQIFHLCRDFWQMRHDPRFLPLETLTIVSGNFVLDVLNVVWFSQMLLVAKRILSRRGRVQDKPATEAH; this comes from the coding sequence ATGGACGCTGCTGTGCACTTTCTCATGGGCTTGGAGCCGCCCTCCAGGTTCCCTATCCACTGGTTGACGCGGTATGGCATCATCACGTCGCCCAATATCCTGGCGCACCTCCACTCTGTTCTCTACGTGGCCCTGGCGTACCACGCGGTCTTTTTGGCAAGCAAGTGGGTCCTCTTTCCGCCTCTGGTGCGGCGCAGGCTCGCGCACAGCAAGGACCACTCGCGCCGCGGGCGCCAGGGCCTGGTCAACCAGGCCGCGCTGCACTTCGTCAGCCTGGTGCAGAGCTTCGTGATCCTGTACCTGTGCCTGAGCTACTGGCGCACGCACGGCCGCGGCAGCTCGCACCCGACCGCGGAGCAGCGCGTGTTCCGCCAAGAGCGCGACACGGACACCGTGTGCGTGTTCGCGATCGGGTACTTCGTGTGGGACGCTCTGATCTCCATGGTGTACTCGAGCGCGCCCTTCGTGCTGCACGGCGTGATCTCCGCGGTGATGTTCCTGATCGGCCTCAAGCCCTACATCCAGTTCTACGCGCCCGCGTTCCTGCTGTTCGAGCTCTCGAACCCGTTCCTCAACGTGCGCTGGTTCGGTATCAAGTTCTTCCCGCAGCTCTCGGACCACAACACGacgcgcgccgcgcgcgtgCTCAACGTGTTCCAGCTCGCCAACAACGTCGCCCTGGTCCTAGTCTTCTTCGGCGCGCGCATTGTCTGGGGCTGGTGCCAGATCTTCCACCTGTGCCGCGACTTCTGGCAAATGCGCCACGATCCGCGCTTCCTGCCGCTCGAGACCCTGACCATTGTCTCGGGCAACTTTGTGCTCGACGTCCTAAACGTCGTCTGGTTTAGCCAGATGCTGCTCGTTGCCAAACGCATACTGtcgcgccgcggccgcgtcCAGGACAAGCCCGCGACCGAAGCCCATTAA